DNA sequence from the bacterium genome:
GATGGACATAGAGGGGGCGGAAGTTGATGCCCTATTGGGAGCGGAAAAGACAATTTCCCAATTCAAGCCTAAATTAGCCATATGTTCATATCATCGTCCAACCGACCCAATTGAGATAAGGGAAATCCTTTTAAAATATAATCCCAACTATAAGTTCAAGGAAATTGAAAGAGGTGAGAAAGTTCTTTTCGCCTGGGATGATGAATCCCGCTAATAGGGCGAAGGGTTTGTAATAGTATTAAAGTTCGGTAGCGTTTCAAATATTGCGGATTAATAAGTTGCCTACTACTAACAATATAGTTGTAATTTTGGAGAAGAGGAAAGCCAACCAAACAATAAGTGGTGGAAATTTTTAAAGGAAGGTATATACAATGGAAGGTATAACAAAGGAAGGTCTATAAAAATGGTTGACTTATTTAGCAAGGGAGATTAAAAAATAATTATTCAATGTAAATCTATGAAAGGAAGGGAACATTGATGTCTAAAATTTCAAGGGAAAATATAGCCAAAAGAAAGGAAGCAGCACCCTTGTTTGTGGTTACATACACTTATCCCCCCTGGGCAGGTCCGCAAGGGGTCGTAGCTTCAAAGCTTACTAAATACTTGTTAAAGTCAGGATGGACACCGATTGTTCTCACCAGCTTTCCCAAAATAGAGAGGGGTCCGATAAATCCCTTGGAGATTCCGGAGGAGCTTGTTCACCGTGAGCCAAGTTGGGAGTGCTGGGAAGAGGAAAAGCCAATCCTAAAATTCACGGGAAAAATTTTCAGCAAAATTCCGGGTGGTGTGTTATTATTTAGGGGCTTAATTTATCGCTATGATTGGCAGTGGAGGAAGAAAATAGTGAGAAAGGGAATGGAGTTGGCTGAAAGGTGCAAGCCTTCCATAATCCTCGCATCTTGCGGCCTTGCTCCAGAGGGTTTGCTTGCCGCAATGGAGCTTTCTCAAAAGCTTCATATCCCTTGGATAGCCCATATGCGAGACCCCTGGGCGAAAACCAGGGATGGGGGGAAACTTTTCTCCTTCCTACTTCAAAGATTTAAAGAAAAAATAGAGCGAAGGGTGTTATCTAATGCCTCGGCGATAATAACTGCTTCGGAAGAATTCGACTTCTGTGTTGACAGAAACAAAAAGCCAATATATGTTATCTACCATGGCTATGACCCAGAGGCTTATCCCCAAAATGTATCGCTACTCCCACAATTTACCATAACCTATTGTGGAAGCCTCCTCGGCATGCCAATTGCCCCACTCTTCAGAGCAATTGCTAAACTTAAAGAAGAGAACTATACGAAACGATACCCACTAAAATTGAGGTTTTTCACTCTCGAGGAAGAGAGGAAACAGATAGAGGCAACAGCGAAAGGATTTTCCCTATCGGATATTGTGGAAGCTTTGCCTTTTGTCCCCCATAAGGAAGTAATGGAAAGAATGTGTGAATCCACATTGTTGTTAGCTCTTCGGAACCTTCCCAAATTCTACACTCACTTGGGGACCAAGTTTCCAGAATATATGGGAGCTAAAAGACCGATCTTGCTTCTCAGCACTCGTGATTCCCTTTCCGCAAGGATGGTGAGCAGTTTGAGAGCCGGCTTTGTATGTGAGAATGAAGAGGATATTTACTTATTTTTGAAAAAAGCTTTGGCTGATTTTTATTTAAGGGGAGATATAGAGTGGGAACCAGATTGGGAGGGGATTGAGAGTTTTTCCTGGGAGAAACTAGCAAGAAAATTTGGCGAGATATTGGGGATGTATGCAAGGAGGGAGTAATGGATACGAGATTGCATCTCATAGCGAAGCTTTTCTACCCCCTCCTTGATTTAAGTAGCTTCCTATACCTCTACCTTTCCCTTAAAACACGGATAAAACCCCTCTGCTGGATTCTTGTGTATCACCATGTATCTGACGACCTAGGGCAAATGTTTACAAATGTAACACCTCGCTTGTTTGAAAAACAAATAAGGCAGGTATGATGGAATGTATACCAAAGGAGGGTGTATAAAAAGATTGACTTATCCAGCGAGGGAGATTAAAAAATAATTATTCAATGTAAATCTATGAAAGGAAGGGAACATTGATGTCTAAAATTTCAAGGGAAAATATAGCCAAAAGAAAGGAAGCAGCACCTTTGTTTGTCGTTACATACTATTATCCCCCCAGGCCAGGTCCGGGAGGACTCGCAACTTCAAAGCTTACCAAATACTTGTTAAAGTCAGGATGGACACCGATTGTTCTCACTACTCTTCCCCAATTAGGGAGGCCCCAGCTAGTTCCGTTGGAGATTCCAGAGGAGCTTGTTCACCGTGAGCCAAGTTGGGTGTGCTGGGAAGAGGAAAAGCCAATCCTAAAATTCACGGGAAAAATTCTCAGCAAAATTCCGGGTGGGAGGTTATTATATAGGGGCTTAATTTATCGCTATGATTGGCTGTGGAGGAAGAAAATAGTGAGAAAGGGAATGGAGTTGGCTAAAAGGCATAAGCCATCCATAATCCTTGCCTATGCTGTCGAGGGTTTGCTTGCCGCAATGGAGCTTTCTCAAGAACTTCACATCCCATGGATAGCCTATATGCTTGATCCCTGGGCGAAAACCAAGGATGGGGGGAAACTTTTCTCCTTCCTACTTCAAAGATTTAAAGAAAAAATAGAGCGGAGAGTGTTATCTAATGCCTCGGCGATAATAACTGTTTCGGAAGAATTAAACTTCTCCGTTGATAGAAACAAAACGCCAATATATGTTATCTACCATGGCTATGACCCAGAGGCTTATCCCCAAAATGTATCGCTACTCCCACAATTTACTATCACCTACTGTGGAACCCTCCAGGGCATGTCAATCGTCCCACTCTTCAGAGCAATTGCTAAACTTAAAGAAGAGAACTATACGAAACGATACCCACTAAAATTGAGGTTTTTCACTCTCGAGGAAGAGAGGAAACAGATAGAGGCAACAGCGAAAAGATTTTCCCTATCGGATATTGTGGAAGCTTTGCCTTATGTCCCCCATAAGGAAGCATTGGAAAGGGAGTGTGAATCCACATTGTTGTTAGCTCTTCGGAACCTTCCCAAATTCTACACTTACTTGGGGACCAAGTTCCCAGAATATATGGGGGCTAAAAGACCAATCTTGCTTCTCAGCCCGCGTGATTCCCTTTCCGCAAGGATGGTGAGCAGTTTGAGAGCCGGCTTTGTATGTGAGAATGAAGAGGATATTTACTTATTTTTGAAAAAAGCTTTGGCTGATTTTTATTTAAGGGGAGATATAGAGTGGGAACCAGATTGGGAGGGGATGGAGAGTTTTTCCTGGGAGAAACAGGCGAGAAAAATCGGAGAGATATTGGGGATGTATGCAAGGAGGGAGTAATGAATACTAGATTGCATTGCATAGCGAAACTTTTCTATCCCCTCCTTGATTTCAGTGGCTTCTTAGACCTCTATCTTTTCCTAAGAGCAAGGATAAAACCCATCTGCTGGATTCTTGTGTATCACCATATCTCTGACGACCTAGGGCAAATGTTTACAAATGTAACACCTCGCTTGTTTGAAAAACAAATAAGGTATCCTCTCGCCCGAAATTTTAAGGTGCTTTCTCTTGCCCAATTGATTGAATATATCCAGAGAAACAGCCAACTGCCTTCCAGGTCTGTTGTCATTACCTTTGACGATGGGTATAAAAACAATTACATTTATGCCTATCCAATTTTAAGGAAATATAAACTTCCCGCCACGATTTTCCTAACTACAGGATTAATAAACGGAAGCATCAAACCCACATCCCTTTCCGAAATTTATAGGGAAATATTTAGTAAATATCCTCAAGAAGGGCTTTCTCTCCAATGGGAGGAGATTAGGGAAATGAGCGATAATGGAATAGAGTTCGGCGCTCATACGGTTTCCCATCCTCTCCTGACGAGGGTTTCCTTAGATAAAGCGAGAGAGGAGATAGAACTATCTAAAATGGAAATAGAAGAAAAATTAGGTAAGGAAGTCAAATATTTCTCCTATCCCTATGGGGATTATAACGAGGAAATAATAGAAATAGTGAAGGTGGTAGGATTCCATTGTGCCCTTACTGTAGAGCCATTCCCTATTAAAAAGTGGACGAATTTATACAAATTGGGCAGGATAGCCATAGTCTCTAATTTTCATCACTTCAAGGCTCTCGCTTCTTGCTTCGTCTCAGATATAAAGAGGAAAAAGAAATGAATCGTCTCATCCTCTTTTTTCTTCCCTTCGCCATTGCGCTATCGCCTGAATTCCCAAATCCGCTTATTCCAAAGCTTCGCTTAAGCGATATACTCATAGCCCTTGCTATTATCATCTGGTTGGGGAATCTCGCTCTCCAGAGAAGATTGCCTCGCCTTCCTAAAGATTTCTTCCTTCCGATTTCCCTTATTTTTCTCCTTAATTTCGTTTCTCTTTTCCACGGGATAGCGATTGGAACCCTAAGCGGAGAGTTTCTCCGGAGGGGAATCTATTATTTGGGAAAGAGGGTGGAGTATTTCCTAATTTTCTTTCTCGCAAGCGATTTAGTGGAAGGTGAAGAAGACTTAAAACTTCTCGTTTATTCCTCCCTTTTTGCTTCCCTTCTTGCTTCCATATATGCGGTAATCCAATTTCGTCTTACTGGAGGAAGGGCAACGGGAACAATTGAGGGTCAGCCTAATATATTGGGCGCCTACATCCTCCTCCATATCGCTCTCGCCATTGCCCTCCTTTCTTATGCCGAAGGCGCCAAAGTTCGTTTCCTCTTGCTTTTTGTTTTCTCTTTCGGTATATTTGCCATTCTCTATACCTTTTCACGGGGAACATTCGTTAGCCTCGCTTTCCTCTTCCTTTTCTCACTTCTCCAAAAGCCATCCAGGAAATACGGCATAGCCCTTCTCATCGTCTTCTTTCTCGTTCTCTTTGCGCCCTCTCTTTCCCCGAAGGTAAAGGAAAGGATAATTAGTATACCCATTGAGGCTAAGCTGACATTTGAAGGTCAAATCACGAGAGGTGGTCAGAGCGCCTTTGCCGACCGCTATATGGGTGTAATTTCCGGTGAACATTTTCGGAGAATTTCTCAGCATCCCTGGCTGGGCTATGGTATGGGTTATAAGCCTCTCGGTTGGTTTGATATATGGATATTCTCCGAGCTCACATATAATGGAATATTAGGCACACTTGTTTTTTTATGGCTACTTTTCCTTATTGCCAAAGAATTGCTTTTTTATTATCATGAAACAGAAGGCTTACGAAAATGGGTTGCCCTTGGACTTCTCCTCTCCTTTCTTGCCTTTCTTATCCATTCGCTTGCCGCCGATACTTTTTATATAATAAGACCAATGGAAGCCTTTTGGCTCCTCACAGGTGCTACCATAGGAGGTGAAAGCAAGGAAAATGTATGACGAAAACGAAATTAATCTGCTTGTGCAAGCGAGAGATTTCGTGAAATATCGCAAAGGACAATTCAAAGGGAGCATAGAGATTAAGCAAAATACTCCTTATCCGGTTGTTTCCATAGTCATTCCCACGCGAGATGCTTGGGGAAGGGGATGGTTTCCAAAACTTGTGAAACAAATAGAGGGGCAAACTTTCAAGGATTGGGAACTTATAATAGTGAAAGGGGATACAATTCAAGCAAGAGCAATCAACTCGGGCGTAGCGGTGAGCAGGGGGAAATATATTTTGACCTTAGACGACGATTCCCAGCTTCCCCAGAAAGAAACGATAGAGAATATGGTTAGGGCGATGGAGAGCGATGATAAAATTGGTGCCGTGGGAGCAGGTAGACCTATACCACCATATGCCAACTGGTTATCTAAAAGGATGATGATGGAAATATCCCGCAACACGCTACCGGTAGTGGAAGAGATAACGGACAGCATCGTAGCGGAGCACGGATGCTTGCTTTTAAGGAAAAAAGCATTTCTGCAAATAGGGGGTGAAAACGAATTTCTCTTTCGTGGTGACGACTCCTATCTCTGTGATACGATAAGAAAGGCCGGCTATCGGGTTGTAATAGCGCCCAAGACCTATTATTATCATCTACCTCCCCATACCTTACGAGGCTTTTTAAAATTCGCTATTAGAAACGGAAGGGGCTCAGCGATAATTCAGAAACTTTACCCGCAATGGGTATACGATAATCCCGACGAGCATAGAATGGATGTTGATTTTCAGCCCTCCTTTCCAAAGAGACTTTTGCGGGCTATCAAGACGACATTTTTCGCTTTCCTTCTCTTCCGCCCTATCTATATAATCTACCGCTTCTTCTATACAATCGGCTACATCTGGGGATGGCTAAGACCGAAAGTTCCAGATTGAAGAATGAAAGCGACTGGGTTTGAAAACATATTAGTGCTGAGATTGGGTGGAATCGGCGATGCCATAGTTTCACTTCCAGCTTTACGAGCACTAAGGGAAGGCTTTCCAGAAAGCAAAATCACCATAGCTTGCCAAAACTGGTTGAAGGAGATATTCAAAGAAGAAAATGTAGCGGATGAGTTCATCGTTTTTGATGCCCTCTTCTCAGCAGGGAGAAAGGATTTGTTAAATCCAAGGATTTGGAGGCAACTTTTTTCCTTAACTCGTATACTTCTTCAAAAGAAATGGCATATCCTTATTCTGCTTCATAAATTATACTCGTTCACTGAAATCATCAAACCCCTCCTCTTTTCCTTTCTCACTCGCTCACCCGTGAGAGTGGGGATGGATGGTAGTGGGAGGGGTTTCTTCCTCACTCATAGACTAAGGTATAATAGGTATGGAAGAAAGCACTACATAGATATAATAGCCGATACCGTTGAGCTTTTGGGGATAAAAGTTAGGGACAGAACCCCGATACTCAGGCTTAGGGAAGAGGAAAAAGAAGTGGCAAGGAAATTTTTAGAGGAAATAGGTTTGAACAAAAACTCTCTCCTCGTCGGCTATTGCCCAACTGGTAGGCGGAAAACAAGGTGGTGGGATTGGAATGGATATGTGGAGGTTCTAAGATGGGTAGAAAGTGAATACAGGGATTGCTATTTCCTGCTAACGATTGGAAGAGAGGAGGCGGCGGAGAGATTTTTTAAGGAAAAGCTTGGAGAGAAATTGATTGTCGCCAGAGGAATGCCTATCCGCTATCTTGCAGGTGTTATGCAAAAATGCAACCTTTTCATCTCTAACGATACCGGACCGATGCATCTCGCCTTCGCGGTGGGTGTTCCAACAATCGGTCTCTTCGGTCCTGCTGAATGGCAGAAATGGGCTTATAATGATGAGAAATTTTTCGCCATCCATCATATGGTTGACTGCTGGCCCTGTTATAAGGATATCTGCGATAAAGGGCATACCTGTATGAAGAAGATAAGCGTTGAGGAGGTTATTGAGAAGGTTAAAATCGCACTGGAGGGGAAATGGGAAGACCGTTGGTGATTCAGCTTATAACTCGCTTCATAAGGGGAGGAGCTCAGCTTGGCGTTCTCCTTCTTGCCAAGAACCTTCCAAAATTCGGCTACGATGTTCTTGTAGCAACTGGGTTGGAAGGTGAGCTGATTGGACAGGCGAAAAAGGAAGGTATCCCATTATATCTCATCCCATCCCTCAAAAGAGATGTTTCTCCTTTTCACGATATCTTAGCTCTTTTTCAGATTATAAGCCTTTTAAGGAAGAAGAAACCAGCGATTCTACATACCCACACTTCAAAAGCGGGATTTCTTGGAAGGATAGCGGGAAGAATCTGCAGAGTCCCGGTCATAGTCTATTCGCCAAGAGGACATGTATTCAGTGGATATTTTTCTCCTCTGAAAACTAAGATTTTCTGGCTTTGCGAGAAATTAACGCTCAAGATGTGCGATGCCTTCGTCTGCTTAACGGATGAGGAAAGAAGGGAATGGATTAAATATGGTTTCAATCATCCTCGTATGTCGGTTATCCCAAGCGGTGTGGAAATTGAAAGGTTTGAAAACCCCAAAATTTCTCCGCTTTCGTTAAGGAAAAATTTGGGAATAGGGGAAGAGGAAAAGGTGGTGGGCTTCATTGGGAGGCTTGCGCCAGTGAAGGGAGCGAGATATCTGCTTTTGGCAGGGGAAATCCTCACCAAGAGATACCCCAATTTTGTCTTACTTTTCGTTGGAGACGGTGAGGAGAGGGAAGAGTTAGAGAGAATGGCTAGAGAAAGGGGGATAAGGGCGCTATTCCTTGGAAATAGAGAAGATGTTGAGGATTTCTATCATATCAGCGATTTGGTGGTTGTTCCGTCCCTGAATGAAGCGTTTGGAAGAGTAGTGGTGGAGGCTTGGTCAGCAGGGAAGGCGGTTGTAGGAAGCGATGTTGGAGGAATAAGGGATTTGATAGATGATGGTGAGACCGGTTTGCTTGTTCCGCCGGCAAATCCCTTTTCATTGGCTGAGGCTTTAGAGAAATTAATAAAACAGGAATCTCTGGCGAGAAAATTAGGGGATAAGGGAAAGGAAAAAGCGGAGTTATATAGTGTATCCGCTATGATGGAAAAGACAGTTAAGCTTTATAATTTTTTACTAAAGAGGAAATGCGGAAGGTTGATGTACAAATAAGGTCAGAGTAATTTTCGCAATTCGCCCCAATAGTTCAGACATAGAAGAGCGATAGCAAAATAAAGCCGCAGGTAGTTATACGCCGCCGTGCCAAAGGTGCAAGCATAAGGAATCTTATCATCTCGTCTATTGGCTCTTGTGGTGGAATAAACGCCTCTGGGTTAAGAAGCAAGATGTTGTTTCACCCTGCGAGCCTTACTGCTTTATTTTCCATGTATTAGGATGCCAATTCCGCCCCAGCCTTGGTTTCTGTCTTTGATGATTTCTCGCCATCGGTTTGGGTATCTTTTACATAATTCTTTCCAAAAATCGTGAACGCGGCATTCGGGGTTACGAAGCGGGAAGACAACATCGTGAAAAGCAATTATACCACCATACCTGACAAGATTAGAGTACATTTCAAAGTCCTTCCTAACCCCTTCATAGGTATGGTCTCCATCAATAAAAAGGAAATCCAAAAAATTGCCTTTTAATATCTCGCGAACTTTCGCCAATGTTTCCTCTTTATGTGAGTCCGTTCTTAAAAGGATAAGTTTTTGCTTCGGCTTGGCAAAAGCTTTATAAATTGGAATTCTCAACTCAGGATAACCACCTCCAAACTTCCCATAGGGTAAATCTACGCTTATTATAACCGCGTCCTCTCTGGCTAACTTGCAGAAGCAAAACAAACTTCCACCATATGCTGTTCCTATTTCCAATATAAACCTTGGATTGAGTTCCTTAAATATCTTTAAAAGCTCCAAGAATTCCTCTTTTATTTGCATTGGTTTTATTGCACCGAGGCAGAATCGGGAGCAAAAACTCAATACCTCCTCTGGTTCAAGGGAAGAGAAATTGCTGAGCGCCTTCTTTGATAAATTGGTAGAAAGAAAATAATCTCTTAACTTTTTCAAAAACACAATCACACCTTCAGGTAGGGTTCCCTTTATCGCTTCTACACTTTTGTTGAATATTCTAAACATCTTATCTACCTCAATTTCCTTTCACCTAATCATTGCTCCCTTTATTTTCTAAGGCTGGAGGGAGATATCTGTCAAGGATAAAATATACTCCCAAAATTAAAGCGAAGGGAATGTATAAGAGGTGAGGGGAAAAGATTATGGGAAGAAGAGAGGAGAAACAGACGAGAAAGAATAGAAGGAGAGAAGTGAGATTAACGGATTTTACCTTCGCAAGAAGCCTGTGGGGCAGATGGTCTTTGTCAGTGGAGGTAAGCAGGGGCTTTAATTTCTTAACCCCTCTCCTATATCTTTTGTAATGAACTACTATGAAATCAAGGCAAGGATATATAAAGGGAAAAAGGGGAAGAAGACCTTGAAGAGGGGAAAGTTGAGAGGAAATTTGAAGTGCTGTCGCTGAGAGAATGGCAGAGAGAAAATATGAACCGCCATCCCCCATAAACATTGAGGCAGGATGAAGATTATGGGGAAGCCAGCCTAAAATACAACCAATAAGCACAATAAGAAAAGGTATATCTTTTCCAAAAATAAACGAATATATAAGGAGGGAAAAAGCTATAGCGAGGGAAGTTGCTCCCGCTGAGCCATCAACAACATCCCAACAATTAAAGGAATTCACTGCACCCATAATGAATAAAACCACTAAAAGACTATTGAGATAGCGAATGGGAATAAAGGGGAACCTCCAAGCTGTGTATATGGTCACAAGGGCGAAAAGGAATTGAAGGGGCAATCTGTATAGCGCCCTTATGTCTAATAAGTCGTCAAGCGTTCCCAAAAGCAAAAAGGCAAGGACGGAAACGAGAAGATAGTAGGGAAGGGTGAAATTGAAAATTGCGAGGGATAATAGAAAAGAAGAGAAAATCGCCATTCCTCCAAGGTATGGGATGGGTCTTTGGTGAATCTTGCTCCCACGAGAGGGGTCATCAAGAAAGCCGAGCTTCAAAGCAAGAGCTTTGAATAGAGGGGAAAGAAATAGGGTTAAGAAAAAGGGAAAGAAAAGAGGAACAAGTTTCATTGGGAATCAACCACCTCTCTCAAGGACCTTGCTATATATTCCACCTCAGAATCACCCAGGGAAGGGTATATGGGAATGGAGAGGGCGGTTTTGTAAATGGCATCTGTTTTGGGATAGTCAGGAATAGAAAGGTAGTGGTGAATTGGCTTATAAAGCGGTCGCTTGCACTCTATCCCTCTTTCTAGCATTTTTCTTCTAACTTCCTCAAATTCATTCACACGGATGACAAAGCGATAATAGACGGAATAAGCAAAGGGTTTATCCTCGGGTGGAAGTGCGATGTTTAGCCCCTTGAGCGCTCCTCTATAATAGCTTGCTATTTCCCTTCTCCTTTTTATGAAGGAAGGAAGTTTTCCCAATTGAACAAGTCCGATGCTCGCGGAGATATCGCTCATTTTGTAATTGAAGCGAAGCCTGTATTCTTCAAATTCGTCGTATTCCCTTAAATCCTTTATTCTCTCCAACAAATTAAGGTCATTTGAAAGGACCGCTCCTCCCTCTCCGGTCGTAATCATCTTTGTTGCATAAAAGGAAGCAATCGCGATGTCACCCCAACTGCCAAGCTTCCGCCCTTTATACTCACCGCCTATGCTTTGGGCGATATCCTCTATAATCCAAATGCCTTTATTGGTAAACTCATCTATGGGAGCAGGATGTCCAAATAAATGTGGTATAATGCAAGCTTTTGTCCTGTTAGTGAGCCTCCTTCTAAAGTCGTCAGGAGAGAGGTTGAAATCATCACCACAATCAACGAGAACTGGTTGGGCGCCTACATAAAGAATGGCGTTGAGGAGGGCGGAACAGACATAAGAGGGAATTAACACTTCGTCCCCTTCCTTTAAACCAAGTGCGAGTAGGGCAAGGTGAAGGGCAGATGTTCCGCTTGATGTCGCTACCGCACCCCTAACACCGATGAAATGCGCCAATCCATCTTCAAATTTCTCCACCATTTTCCCTTGAGCGATATATCCCGATAATATAGTTCGCCTCACAGCATCAGCTTCATCTTCACCAAGAGTGGGGCGGGAATGAGGAATCTTTATATCACTCGTTCTAATTTACCCCCTTTCTTCAATATTTCAACGCTCTTCTCTCCGCAATTGAAGAGCAGGTCCACTATCGCTAAATCGGGTATGAAGCCGATTTGGGGAAAGCGCTGAGGATAAACGGGGCATTCCCAGCGTTGAACCCAAACCTCTATTCCGTTTTCCTTAAAGGATTGAAGGTCCAGATATTCCTCCAATGCTTTCTCACCGGTGAGATAGGCGTCTGCGCCTACAGCCTTGCAGATATTTAATAGCTTCTCGGAACCTTTACCTTCCGCGCCCAGAGCGGTGGAACGAACTACGGGTGTTTTTATGTTTAAGATGGATAGAAAAACTTCCAACATCTTCCCGTTGAGCTCGCCGAGAAACGCTGGAGTGTTTGTTTCGTAAAAGGGCTGGAGGAAGTGAATGTAGTCCTTGTAAAAGGGGGCGGAGTTGTAGTTCGTTTTAAGGGCATAAAGGTGTTTCTCCCTCCAGCGCGAGGTGTTTTCTATTATGGTTTCTCCGATGCTTTGACCGAATTTATGGATAACTGGAACAGTTAAATAAATCGCGCCTTGGGCGCTTTTTATCTTGTTCCTATTATGCCATTCTCCCTTAACGAACTGTGCATCATCAAGGAGAATGAAAAGCTCTGCCTCCATAATCTTATGGAAGTATCTCAACCATGGGAGATAATGAGGTTGATGAATTGCGACGAGCATATCAAAGCACCAGCCTGTGGCAGATAAATGCCTCCGCTGCCTTGACCCCAACCTGCGAGCCCCTCATCCTTGCCAATCTCTCCAAATTTTCAAAACTCGCGAAATGGGGCTCGGGACGCAATTGAGAGGAATGGAGAGAGAGGGCTTTCAACTTTACCTCGAGGAATTCCGATATATCTACATACACATTGGGATGAAAAGGGATATAACTCCAACAATGATGCGGGCATTCAGCGGATAAGACCATATTCACGAAGTGTCTCGTTGAGGGGTCGTGGGGACGGAGAGCGGCGAAGGCTGACTCAAATACTATCCGATGGTCAAGGGTATATGAGGGGAAGGGGATTATCACCATCGTTGGTTTGATTTTGTTTATCGCAAGTTTCCCTTTATCCTCCAATAATTCTATCAAATCACGCTGGGGGAAAGTATCCAAGCGGAGGTGATATCTGCTTTCCTTAAGGAGCAGGTCCCAATCATCAACATTAAGAAATTGAGCACAACGAGATATCTCAGAAAGCCTTGTCTCATTGTCAACCTTTACCCTTTGCCCTTCTTTGTATGCGAAAATCTCCCCACTATTTACTATAACGAGGAAAACCTTTCCACCAAGGCTCTTAACCTTTGCCATAGTGCCGGCGCAGTGAAACGCCTCATCATCTGGATGAGGCATTATCACTAACAACCTTTGCTTTGAGAGGAGTGAATCTCCCAATTTTTCTTGCACCATTCTATGGTCATCACCAATCCTTCCTCAAGACTTACCTTTGGCTCGAAGCCGAGAAGTTTTCTCGCCTTATTTATATTGGGCACCCTGCGGGGCACATCCTCATGCTTTGAGCCGAAGTAATCTTCGTATGGGATGTGAATGATGGGCGAAGGGGAATTCGTGAGCTTCTTGATGAGGTTCGCTAAATCAACTATTCTTATTTCATTTTTAGGGGAACCTATGTTGAAGACCTCGCCAATAGCTTCGTTTTTTGTTCCAGCGAGAATAGTTCCCTCAACAGCATCGCTCACATAGGTGAAGGAACGGGTCTGGTTTCCTGTGCCGTGTACGGTGATTGGTTCTCCCGTTAGAGCCTGACGGATGAAGTTTGCGATTACTGTTCCATAGCCGAGGGAATTTATCCTTGGTCCATATATATTGAAATATCTCACGCAGGTCACAGGCAACCCGCTATGATAATAGGCGAAGGCGAGATGTTCGTCAAGCGCTTTGGCGGTGCTATAGCACCAACGGGGAATCCAGGTGGGACCGAGAAGCCTGCTTGTTCTTTCGCTCAGGGGAATTCTGCGATTTCGCCCATAGACCTCCGAGGAGGAGGCAAGAACAACCCTCCTCTTGTATTTA
Encoded proteins:
- a CDS encoding glycosyltransferase codes for the protein MSKISRENIAKRKEAAPLFVVTYTYPPWAGPQGVVASKLTKYLLKSGWTPIVLTSFPKIERGPINPLEIPEELVHREPSWECWEEEKPILKFTGKIFSKIPGGVLLFRGLIYRYDWQWRKKIVRKGMELAERCKPSIILASCGLAPEGLLAAMELSQKLHIPWIAHMRDPWAKTRDGGKLFSFLLQRFKEKIERRVLSNASAIITASEEFDFCVDRNKKPIYVIYHGYDPEAYPQNVSLLPQFTITYCGSLLGMPIAPLFRAIAKLKEENYTKRYPLKLRFFTLEEERKQIEATAKGFSLSDIVEALPFVPHKEVMERMCESTLLLALRNLPKFYTHLGTKFPEYMGAKRPILLLSTRDSLSARMVSSLRAGFVCENEEDIYLFLKKALADFYLRGDIEWEPDWEGIESFSWEKLARKFGEILGMYARRE
- a CDS encoding glycosyltransferase, yielding MSKISRENIAKRKEAAPLFVVTYYYPPRPGPGGLATSKLTKYLLKSGWTPIVLTTLPQLGRPQLVPLEIPEELVHREPSWVCWEEEKPILKFTGKILSKIPGGRLLYRGLIYRYDWLWRKKIVRKGMELAKRHKPSIILAYAVEGLLAAMELSQELHIPWIAYMLDPWAKTKDGGKLFSFLLQRFKEKIERRVLSNASAIITVSEELNFSVDRNKTPIYVIYHGYDPEAYPQNVSLLPQFTITYCGTLQGMSIVPLFRAIAKLKEENYTKRYPLKLRFFTLEEERKQIEATAKRFSLSDIVEALPYVPHKEALERECESTLLLALRNLPKFYTYLGTKFPEYMGAKRPILLLSPRDSLSARMVSSLRAGFVCENEEDIYLFLKKALADFYLRGDIEWEPDWEGMESFSWEKQARKIGEILGMYARRE
- a CDS encoding polysaccharide deacetylase family protein, with amino-acid sequence MNTRLHCIAKLFYPLLDFSGFLDLYLFLRARIKPICWILVYHHISDDLGQMFTNVTPRLFEKQIRYPLARNFKVLSLAQLIEYIQRNSQLPSRSVVITFDDGYKNNYIYAYPILRKYKLPATIFLTTGLINGSIKPTSLSEIYREIFSKYPQEGLSLQWEEIREMSDNGIEFGAHTVSHPLLTRVSLDKAREEIELSKMEIEEKLGKEVKYFSYPYGDYNEEIIEIVKVVGFHCALTVEPFPIKKWTNLYKLGRIAIVSNFHHFKALASCFVSDIKRKKK
- a CDS encoding glycosyltransferase, whose amino-acid sequence is MYDENEINLLVQARDFVKYRKGQFKGSIEIKQNTPYPVVSIVIPTRDAWGRGWFPKLVKQIEGQTFKDWELIIVKGDTIQARAINSGVAVSRGKYILTLDDDSQLPQKETIENMVRAMESDDKIGAVGAGRPIPPYANWLSKRMMMEISRNTLPVVEEITDSIVAEHGCLLLRKKAFLQIGGENEFLFRGDDSYLCDTIRKAGYRVVIAPKTYYYHLPPHTLRGFLKFAIRNGRGSAIIQKLYPQWVYDNPDEHRMDVDFQPSFPKRLLRAIKTTFFAFLLFRPIYIIYRFFYTIGYIWGWLRPKVPD
- a CDS encoding glycosyltransferase family 9 protein, with the protein product MKATGFENILVLRLGGIGDAIVSLPALRALREGFPESKITIACQNWLKEIFKEENVADEFIVFDALFSAGRKDLLNPRIWRQLFSLTRILLQKKWHILILLHKLYSFTEIIKPLLFSFLTRSPVRVGMDGSGRGFFLTHRLRYNRYGRKHYIDIIADTVELLGIKVRDRTPILRLREEEKEVARKFLEEIGLNKNSLLVGYCPTGRRKTRWWDWNGYVEVLRWVESEYRDCYFLLTIGREEAAERFFKEKLGEKLIVARGMPIRYLAGVMQKCNLFISNDTGPMHLAFAVGVPTIGLFGPAEWQKWAYNDEKFFAIHHMVDCWPCYKDICDKGHTCMKKISVEEVIEKVKIALEGKWEDRW
- a CDS encoding glycosyltransferase family 4 protein, which produces MGRPLVIQLITRFIRGGAQLGVLLLAKNLPKFGYDVLVATGLEGELIGQAKKEGIPLYLIPSLKRDVSPFHDILALFQIISLLRKKKPAILHTHTSKAGFLGRIAGRICRVPVIVYSPRGHVFSGYFSPLKTKIFWLCEKLTLKMCDAFVCLTDEERREWIKYGFNHPRMSVIPSGVEIERFENPKISPLSLRKNLGIGEEEKVVGFIGRLAPVKGARYLLLAGEILTKRYPNFVLLFVGDGEEREELERMARERGIRALFLGNREDVEDFYHISDLVVVPSLNEAFGRVVVEAWSAGKAVVGSDVGGIRDLIDDGETGLLVPPANPFSLAEALEKLIKQESLARKLGDKGKEKAELYSVSAMMEKTVKLYNFLLKRKCGRLMYK